One Flavobacterium sp. 90 DNA segment encodes these proteins:
- a CDS encoding phospho-sugar mutase — MNIAPNILNAVNEWLTPTFDNETQAAVKELITTSPKELEESFYKNLEFGTGGMRGVMGVGDNRINKYTLGKNTQGLSDYMHEVFPNQPLKVVIAYDCRHNSNTLAKVVADVFSANGIHVYLFSDLRPTPELSFALKYLGCQCGIVLTASHNPPEYNGYKVYWEDGGQIVPPQDAAIINVIENLGYDKIKFNANESLIQYIDTEIDKAFVKSSIENASFNTPAEAKDNLQIVFTSLHGTSIKSVPDTLSQAGYKNVHIVPEQAIPDGNFPTVKSPNPEEPEALTMALALADKTNSDIVVGTDPDCDRLGVAVRNNDGKMILLNGNQTMILMTSFLLKQWKKAGKINGKQFVGSTIVSTPMMMELATSYGVECKVGLTGFKWIAKMIKDFPELEFIGGGEESFGFMVGDAVRDKDAVAATLLICEVAAQAKATGSSVYKELLQLYVENGFYKEHLVSLTKKGMEGLQEINQMMIDLRENPLKEISGQRVIMVEDYQSSIALNLLTGEESTMDIPKSNVLIYYTEDGSKICARPSGTEPKIKFYISVNAELDSVENFDAAESFLDEKIQSIIAGMQLK; from the coding sequence ATGAATATAGCACCTAATATTTTGAATGCTGTAAACGAATGGTTGACACCTACATTTGACAACGAAACTCAAGCTGCGGTTAAGGAATTAATAACAACATCGCCTAAGGAACTTGAAGAAAGTTTTTATAAAAATCTGGAATTTGGAACTGGCGGAATGCGTGGTGTTATGGGCGTTGGAGATAATAGAATCAACAAATATACGCTTGGAAAAAACACTCAGGGCTTATCTGACTACATGCATGAGGTTTTTCCAAATCAACCTTTAAAAGTTGTTATTGCTTACGATTGCCGTCATAATAGTAATACATTGGCAAAAGTTGTTGCTGATGTTTTCTCAGCAAACGGAATTCATGTTTATTTATTCTCGGATTTGCGTCCAACTCCTGAATTATCATTTGCACTTAAATATTTAGGTTGTCAATGCGGAATCGTATTAACGGCTTCTCACAATCCACCTGAATATAATGGTTACAAAGTGTACTGGGAAGACGGCGGGCAAATCGTTCCTCCTCAGGATGCTGCAATTATTAACGTAATCGAAAATCTGGGTTACGATAAAATTAAATTCAATGCTAACGAAAGCCTTATTCAATATATCGATACTGAAATTGATAAAGCTTTTGTGAAATCATCTATAGAAAACGCAAGTTTTAATACTCCGGCTGAAGCCAAAGATAACTTACAAATTGTTTTTACTTCATTGCACGGAACTTCGATAAAATCTGTTCCTGACACTTTATCACAAGCAGGTTACAAAAATGTACACATTGTACCGGAACAAGCAATTCCTGATGGGAATTTCCCAACTGTAAAATCTCCAAATCCTGAAGAGCCTGAAGCTTTGACAATGGCTTTGGCTCTTGCCGATAAAACAAACTCGGATATTGTGGTTGGAACTGACCCTGATTGTGATCGTCTTGGTGTTGCCGTTAGAAATAACGACGGCAAAATGATTTTGCTTAACGGAAATCAAACCATGATTTTAATGACTTCTTTCTTATTGAAACAATGGAAAAAAGCCGGAAAAATTAACGGAAAACAATTTGTAGGTTCTACAATTGTTTCTACTCCAATGATGATGGAATTAGCAACAAGTTATGGCGTTGAATGCAAAGTTGGCTTAACCGGCTTTAAATGGATCGCCAAAATGATTAAAGATTTCCCGGAACTCGAATTTATTGGAGGTGGCGAAGAAAGCTTTGGTTTTATGGTTGGTGACGCCGTGAGAGATAAAGATGCTGTTGCAGCTACCTTATTAATATGCGAAGTTGCTGCTCAGGCAAAAGCTACCGGAAGCAGTGTCTACAAAGAACTTTTGCAACTTTATGTTGAAAATGGTTTCTATAAAGAACACTTGGTTTCTTTGACCAAAAAAGGAATGGAAGGTTTACAGGAAATTAATCAGATGATGATTGATCTACGTGAAAATCCTCTAAAAGAAATCAGTGGACAACGTGTTATTATGGTTGAAGATTATCAATCGTCAATTGCATTAAATTTATTGACTGGTGAAGAATCTACAATGGATATTCCGAAGTCAAATGTATTGATTTATTATACTGAAGATGGTTCTAAAATTTGCGCCAGACCAAGTGGAACTGAGCCAAAAATCAAATTCTACATTAGTGTAAATGCAGAATTAGATTCAGTTGAAAATTTTGACGCCGCAGAAAGTTTCTTAGACGAAAAAATTCAAAGTATTATTGCAGGAATGCAACTGAAATAA
- a CDS encoding PDDEXK nuclease domain-containing protein — translation MSDKIDTNNQPELLDSIIGLIDQTRHFVAKTVNQELTLLYWKIGKSINEEILKNDRADYGKKIIPILSEALTKKYGIGFNKRNLQSFIKLNAVIEDFTILHTVCAKLSWSHIRALIYIEDYIKREFYIQMSIHERWSVRTLQERIDSMLFERTAISKKPEQTILNDLASLKNEKQISPDLTFRDPYFLDFLGLHDTYSEKDLESSILAQLQNFITEMGSEFAFLARQKRIIIDDEDFYIDLLFYHRGLRRLVAIDLKLGKFKAGYKGQMELYLRWLEKNEQKEGENKPIGLILCSEKSPEQINYLMLDNDEQIKVSAYLTQLPEKKLLLEKLERAIAIAENNIHK, via the coding sequence ATGAGTGACAAAATTGACACTAACAATCAACCTGAACTATTAGATTCTATAATTGGATTAATAGATCAGACTCGTCATTTTGTTGCTAAAACGGTTAATCAGGAATTAACGCTTCTATATTGGAAAATTGGAAAATCTATCAACGAAGAGATTCTTAAAAATGATCGCGCTGATTATGGAAAGAAAATAATCCCTATACTAAGCGAAGCTTTAACAAAAAAATACGGAATAGGTTTTAACAAAAGAAACCTACAAAGTTTTATCAAACTAAACGCTGTAATTGAAGACTTTACAATTTTGCACACAGTGTGTGCAAAATTGAGTTGGTCTCATATTAGAGCTCTAATTTACATTGAAGACTACATAAAACGTGAATTCTACATCCAAATGAGTATTCATGAAAGATGGAGCGTAAGAACTTTGCAAGAGCGCATTGATAGTATGCTTTTTGAAAGAACTGCAATTAGCAAAAAGCCAGAACAAACCATACTTAATGACTTAGCCTCATTAAAAAACGAAAAACAAATTAGCCCTGATTTAACTTTTCGTGATCCATATTTCTTAGATTTTTTAGGATTGCATGACACTTATTCTGAAAAGGATTTGGAAAGTTCTATTTTAGCTCAACTGCAAAATTTCATTACCGAAATGGGCAGCGAATTTGCTTTTCTTGCCCGTCAAAAAAGAATCATAATTGATGATGAAGATTTTTACATCGATTTGCTTTTTTACCATCGCGGTCTGCGCCGATTAGTTGCTATTGACTTAAAACTAGGAAAATTTAAGGCTGGTTACAAAGGCCAAATGGAGCTTTATCTGCGTTGGTTAGAGAAAAATGAGCAAAAAGAAGGTGAAAACAAACCAATTGGATTAATTTTGTGCAGTGAAAAATCTCCTGAACAAATCAATTATTTAATGCTTGACAATGACGAACAAATCAAAGTCTCTGCTTATTTAACCCAATTACCTGAAAAAAAATTATTGCTAGAAAAACTGGAAAGAGCCATTGCTATAGCAGAAAATAACATCCACAAATAA
- a CDS encoding type B 50S ribosomal protein L31 yields the protein MKKGIHPENYRLVAFKDMSNDEVFITKSTADTKETIEVDGVEYPVVKMEISRTSHPFYTGKSKLIDTAGRIDKFKTKYAKHVKN from the coding sequence ATGAAAAAAGGAATTCACCCAGAAAATTACAGATTAGTTGCATTTAAAGACATGTCAAATGACGAAGTTTTTATCACTAAATCTACTGCAGATACAAAAGAAACAATTGAAGTTGACGGAGTTGAGTATCCAGTTGTAAAAATGGAGATTTCTAGAACATCTCACCCTTTTTACACTGGTAAATCTAAACTTATCGATACTGCAGGACGTATTGATAAATTTAAAACTAAATATGCAAAACACGTTAAAAACTAA
- a CDS encoding ABC-F family ATP-binding cassette domain-containing protein, whose translation MITVNDISVQFGGTTLFSDVSFAINENDKIALMGKNGAGKSTLLKIIAGQSKPSTGSISTPKDAVVAYLPQHLLTKDGSTVMEEASKAFGEIFKMKAEIDEINEQLTVRTDYESDAYMKLIERVSDLSEKFYAIEEVNYEAEVEKILVGLGFEREDFTRQTSEFSGGWRMRIELAKILLQKPDLILLDEPTNHMDIESIQWLEEFLINSAKAVVVISHDRAFVDNITNRTIEVTMGRIYDYKAKYSHYLELRKDRRIHQQKAYDEQQKMIADNRAFIDRFKGTFSKTDAVQSRVKMLEKLVIVQVDEVDNSALKLKFPPAARSGQYPVVVKELSKSYGDHVVFKDANIVIERGEKVAFVGKNGEGKSTMIKAIMKEIGIDEGSVEIGHNSQIGYFAQNQASLLDENATIFETIDDIAVGDVRTQIKNILGAFMFQGDDITKKVKVLSGGEKTRLAMIKLLLEPVNLLILDEPSNHLDMKTKDIIKDALRDFDGTLILVSHDRDFLDGLATKVFEFGNKRVKEHFEDVAGFLAHKKMDSMREIEK comes from the coding sequence ATGATTACAGTTAACGATATTTCGGTTCAGTTTGGTGGGACTACATTATTTAGCGATGTTTCTTTTGCTATAAATGAAAATGATAAAATTGCCCTTATGGGTAAAAATGGTGCGGGAAAATCGACACTTTTAAAAATAATTGCAGGTCAAAGCAAACCTTCTACCGGAAGTATTTCGACTCCAAAAGACGCTGTAGTAGCTTATTTGCCTCAGCATTTGTTGACTAAAGATGGTTCTACTGTAATGGAAGAAGCATCAAAAGCTTTTGGTGAAATTTTTAAAATGAAAGCTGAAATCGACGAAATCAACGAGCAATTAACGGTTCGTACAGATTATGAAAGTGATGCTTACATGAAATTGATCGAAAGAGTTTCTGACTTAAGCGAGAAATTTTATGCGATCGAAGAAGTAAATTACGAAGCTGAAGTTGAAAAAATTCTTGTTGGTTTAGGATTTGAACGTGAAGATTTTACACGTCAGACTTCTGAGTTTTCAGGAGGATGGAGAATGCGTATCGAATTGGCAAAGATCCTATTGCAAAAACCGGACTTAATTTTACTGGATGAGCCAACCAACCATATGGATATTGAAAGTATTCAATGGTTAGAAGAGTTTTTGATTAATTCAGCAAAAGCAGTTGTGGTAATCTCGCACGATAGAGCGTTTGTAGATAATATTACCAATCGTACTATTGAAGTTACAATGGGAAGAATTTACGATTATAAAGCAAAATATTCTCATTACTTAGAATTAAGAAAAGACCGACGTATTCACCAACAAAAAGCATACGATGAGCAACAAAAAATGATTGCTGATAACAGAGCTTTTATTGATCGTTTTAAAGGAACTTTCTCTAAAACAGATGCGGTTCAGTCTCGTGTTAAAATGCTTGAGAAGTTGGTAATTGTTCAGGTTGATGAAGTAGATAATTCGGCATTAAAATTGAAATTTCCACCAGCAGCGCGTTCAGGACAATATCCTGTTGTGGTAAAAGAACTTTCTAAATCATACGGAGATCATGTGGTTTTTAAAGATGCTAATATTGTTATCGAAAGAGGTGAGAAAGTTGCTTTTGTAGGTAAAAATGGTGAAGGAAAGTCGACTATGATTAAAGCGATCATGAAAGAAATTGGTATCGATGAAGGAAGTGTTGAAATTGGTCACAATTCTCAAATTGGATATTTTGCTCAAAATCAAGCTTCTTTATTAGACGAAAATGCTACTATTTTTGAAACTATTGATGATATTGCAGTTGGAGACGTTCGTACGCAAATAAAAAACATTCTTGGAGCATTTATGTTTCAGGGAGATGATATTACTAAGAAGGTAAAAGTGCTTTCTGGAGGAGAAAAAACACGTTTGGCAATGATTAAATTATTATTGGAGCCTGTTAACTTATTGATTCTGGATGAGCCTTCGAATCACCTTGATATGAAGACCAAAGATATTATTAAAGATGCATTACGTGATTTTGACGGAACTTTAATTCTGGTTTCTCACGATCGTGATTTCCTTGACGGACTTGCAACTAAAGTATTTGAGTTTGGAAATAAACGAGTGAAAGAACATTTTGAAGATGTTGCAGGTTTCCTTGCTCACAAGAAAATGGATTCTATGAGAGAAATTGAAAAATAG
- a CDS encoding GlmU family protein: MNYILFDGPVRNALLPFTFTRPVADILIGIMTIRQKWETRLGSTITTITEEYLSEKFPMVELEENVMINAAYLPNDTLAEMVSNLTTNQAIFKGDDVIAFFTNENQEEVDFDSYEIIQYNDDCLTVEHTWDIFSKNDAAIREDFIYLTEDRKSQQIPKSVNVIAPENIFIEEGAKLEFVTLNASSGPIYIGKNSEIMEGTVIRGPFVLCENAQVKLNAKVYGATTVGPGSRIGGEVKNSVLFANSNKGHDGFLGDSVLGEWCNIGADSNNSNLKNNYEEVKLWSYETEGFAKTGLQFCGLMMGDHSKCGINTMFNTGTVVGVSANIFGSGFPRNFVPSFSWGGAAGFTTYVTKKAFETARLVMGRRNIDFDETESAILEHIFEETKKWRKD, translated from the coding sequence ATGAATTACATTCTTTTTGACGGTCCCGTCCGGAATGCTTTATTGCCTTTTACTTTTACAAGACCAGTTGCGGATATACTAATTGGAATAATGACGATTCGTCAAAAATGGGAAACGCGTTTAGGTTCGACTATAACTACTATTACTGAGGAATATTTATCAGAGAAATTTCCAATGGTAGAATTGGAAGAAAACGTAATGATTAACGCAGCGTATTTGCCAAATGATACTCTTGCCGAAATGGTTTCTAATCTAACAACAAATCAGGCTATATTTAAAGGCGATGATGTAATTGCTTTTTTTACAAATGAAAATCAGGAAGAAGTCGATTTTGATTCTTACGAAATAATTCAATACAACGATGATTGTTTAACAGTTGAACATACATGGGATATCTTCTCTAAAAATGATGCTGCAATTCGTGAAGATTTTATTTATTTAACAGAAGATAGAAAGTCGCAACAAATTCCGAAAAGTGTTAATGTTATTGCGCCGGAAAATATATTTATTGAAGAAGGAGCAAAATTAGAATTTGTTACTCTAAATGCTTCAAGCGGACCAATATATATAGGAAAGAATTCTGAAATCATGGAAGGAACTGTAATTCGTGGTCCTTTTGTTTTATGCGAAAATGCACAAGTAAAACTAAACGCCAAGGTTTACGGTGCAACAACAGTTGGTCCAGGATCAAGAATTGGAGGAGAAGTTAAAAATTCGGTTCTTTTTGCTAATTCAAATAAAGGGCACGATGGATTTTTAGGTGATTCTGTTTTGGGCGAATGGTGTAATATTGGTGCTGATAGCAATAATTCGAACCTGAAAAACAACTATGAAGAAGTGAAATTATGGAGCTATGAGACGGAAGGGTTTGCAAAAACCGGACTTCAATTTTGTGGTTTAATGATGGGAGATCATAGTAAATGCGGAATTAACACGATGTTTAATACCGGAACTGTAGTAGGAGTGAGCGCTAATATTTTTGGAAGTGGTTTTCCTCGCAATTTTGTTCCGAGTTTTTCTTGGGGTGGAGCAGCAGGTTTTACTACTTATGTAACCAAAAAAGCTTTTGAAACAGCAAGATTAGTTATGGGAAGACGAAACATAGATTTTGATGAAACAGAATCTGCGATCTTAGAACATATTTTTGAGGAAACTAAAAAATGGAGAAAAGACTAA
- a CDS encoding DUF4199 domain-containing protein — translation MINEVIKKNGVTYGITLGIILALITATIYAIDLKLFVSGWIGGLSFVIYVVVGILLLTKTKKEIGFFSFKDAFTTFFITTIIAIAISTLFSILLFNVIDPEAKETVHQLLIKYMAETLQKFGTPASAINEALAKMKENSPFSTTEQLKALVFSIIGYSILGLILAAFFKSKSTQE, via the coding sequence ATGATCAATGAAGTTATAAAAAAGAATGGAGTTACATACGGAATTACCTTAGGTATTATTCTGGCGTTAATCACGGCAACCATATATGCCATTGATTTAAAATTGTTTGTTTCTGGCTGGATTGGCGGTCTTTCATTTGTAATTTATGTAGTAGTTGGTATTTTGCTACTTACAAAAACAAAAAAAGAAATCGGTTTTTTCTCTTTTAAAGATGCCTTTACTACATTTTTTATAACTACAATAATCGCTATTGCAATTTCTACTTTGTTCAGCATCTTATTATTTAATGTAATTGATCCTGAAGCAAAAGAAACGGTTCACCAGCTACTTATTAAATATATGGCTGAAACATTGCAAAAATTCGGAACTCCGGCTTCTGCAATAAATGAAGCTTTAGCTAAAATGAAAGAAAATAGCCCTTTCTCAACTACAGAACAATTAAAAGCATTGGTTTTTAGCATTATTGGCTACTCAATTTTAGGATTAATTTTAGCTGCATTTTTTAAAAGCAAATCTACACAAGAATAA
- a CDS encoding glycosyltransferase family 2 protein yields MNLSILIPLLNEEESLKELYSWIIKVMQSNNYSYEIIFVDDGSTDDSWNIIEGFSKENSNVKGIRFMKNFGKSQALHAGFAKAQGDVIITMDADLQDSPDEIPGLYEMITAQKFDLVSGWKKKRYDSVVAKNLPSKLFNWAARKTSGVELNDFNCGLKAYKNTVVKNIEVSGEMHRYIPVLAKNAGFNKIGEKVVIHQARKYGETKFGMERFINGFLDLITIWFLSRFGKRPMHLFGAMGSLMFIIGFLLAGYIGVSKLYHMYNGMKYSLITSNPWFFIALTTMILGTQLFLAGFLGEIILRTKSNEARYKVAREVNF; encoded by the coding sequence ATGAATTTATCTATACTTATACCGCTTCTAAACGAGGAGGAATCACTTAAAGAACTCTATTCGTGGATTATTAAAGTGATGCAATCTAACAATTACTCTTATGAAATCATTTTTGTAGATGATGGTAGTACAGATGATTCTTGGAATATTATTGAAGGCTTTTCTAAGGAAAATTCCAATGTAAAAGGGATTCGCTTCATGAAAAACTTCGGAAAATCACAAGCTTTGCATGCTGGTTTTGCTAAAGCACAAGGTGATGTGATTATTACTATGGACGCCGATTTGCAGGATAGTCCGGATGAGATTCCTGGATTGTATGAAATGATTACAGCTCAGAAATTTGATTTGGTTTCCGGTTGGAAAAAGAAACGTTACGATTCTGTGGTCGCAAAAAATCTTCCTTCGAAATTATTTAATTGGGCTGCCAGAAAAACTTCAGGCGTTGAATTGAATGATTTTAATTGCGGATTAAAAGCGTACAAAAATACGGTTGTGAAAAACATAGAAGTTTCAGGCGAAATGCACCGATACATTCCAGTTTTGGCAAAAAATGCCGGTTTTAATAAAATTGGAGAAAAAGTTGTTATTCATCAGGCTCGTAAATATGGTGAGACTAAATTTGGAATGGAGCGTTTTATAAACGGTTTTCTGGATTTGATCACAATTTGGTTTTTATCCCGATTCGGAAAAAGACCAATGCACTTATTTGGCGCAATGGGTTCGTTAATGTTTATTATCGGATTTTTATTGGCGGGTTATATTGGAGTTTCAAAATTATACCATATGTATAATGGAATGAAATATAGTTTAATAACCAGTAATCCATGGTTCTTTATTGCTTTGACAACTATGATTTTAGGAACTCAGTTATTCTTGGCAGGTTTTCTTGGTGAGATTATTTTGAGGACTAAAAGTAACGAAGCCCGTTATAAAGTAGCCCGAGAGGTTAATTTTTAA
- a CDS encoding PepSY-like domain-containing protein, protein MRTKLNLTICLIAGLIFGFSANAQKTVIKKEALPANAQTFLKAHFGSKKPSYILEDKEILSTEYKVQYDNKTEIEFDKKGNWKEVDAKGSKIPSSIIPKKIASYVKTNFPKEKITKIELGSSSYETKLTNGLELKFNLKGDFTKIDK, encoded by the coding sequence ATGAGAACGAAATTAAACTTGACGATCTGTCTAATTGCAGGATTAATATTTGGATTTTCTGCAAATGCACAAAAAACCGTAATTAAAAAAGAAGCTTTACCGGCGAATGCTCAAACTTTCTTAAAAGCTCACTTTGGATCGAAAAAACCGAGCTATATATTAGAAGACAAAGAAATTCTCTCAACAGAATACAAAGTTCAGTACGATAATAAAACCGAAATTGAATTTGATAAAAAAGGAAATTGGAAAGAAGTAGATGCTAAGGGCTCTAAAATTCCAAGCTCTATTATTCCAAAAAAAATTGCTTCTTATGTGAAAACAAATTTCCCTAAAGAAAAAATAACCAAAATAGAACTAGGATCTTCAAGCTACGAAACAAAACTAACCAACGGTCTAGAATTAAAATTCAATCTAAAAGGAGATTTTACTAAAATCGATAAATAG
- a CDS encoding ABC transporter ATP-binding protein, which produces MSNFKKIVPFIYPYKKYAFLNIFFNVLYALFSTLSFVALIPMLQVLFDQTKARKIKPVYQGILKLQQYGEDYLSYYITTTKGNHDPGYILSIMVTIIISIFLLKNLADYLAMFFITFLRNGVLKDMRNTMYKKTLELPLAFYSEKRKGDVISRISADVNEVQNSFLAILELIVKEPLTIVFTITTMLIISTKLTLFVFIFIPISGYIISLIGKQLKKQSTKAQEEQGTFLSTIEETIGGLKVVKGYNSEKYFNSVFQNSTERFFHLSNKIGNRQNLASPASEFMGITVIAILLWYGGQMVLIDKTLSGPSFIAYMGLAYNILTPAKAISKASYGVKRGNAAAERVLEVLEQENTIVSKPNAIEKTSFDNTINIQNINFKYENETVLKDFSLQIKKGQTVALVGQSGSGKSTIANLLTRFYDVNDGTISIDDINIKDMNLQSLRSLMGLVTQDSILFNDTIKANISLGKLDATDDEIIEALKIANAFEFVKELPLGIYTNIGDSGNKLSGGQKQRLSIARAVLKNPPIMILDEATSALDTESEKFVQVALENMMQNRTSIVIAHRLSTIQKADVIVVMQKGKIVEQGTHDELIAHNGTYNKLVTMQSFES; this is translated from the coding sequence ATGAGTAATTTCAAAAAAATAGTTCCTTTTATATATCCGTATAAAAAATATGCATTCTTAAACATCTTTTTTAATGTTTTGTATGCCCTTTTCAGCACACTTTCTTTTGTTGCTTTAATACCAATGCTTCAGGTATTATTTGACCAAACAAAGGCAAGAAAAATAAAACCAGTATACCAGGGAATTTTAAAACTTCAGCAATATGGTGAAGATTATTTGAGCTATTACATCACAACAACAAAAGGCAACCATGATCCTGGATACATTTTGTCTATAATGGTAACGATTATAATCTCAATCTTCTTATTAAAAAACTTAGCAGATTATTTAGCAATGTTTTTTATTACTTTTTTGCGAAATGGGGTCTTAAAAGACATGCGAAATACTATGTATAAAAAAACATTAGAACTTCCTTTGGCATTCTATTCTGAAAAAAGAAAAGGAGATGTTATTTCCAGAATCTCCGCTGACGTAAATGAGGTTCAAAACTCATTTTTAGCCATATTGGAACTTATTGTAAAAGAACCTTTAACCATCGTTTTTACGATAACAACAATGCTAATCATTAGCACGAAACTAACCTTGTTTGTTTTTATTTTTATTCCGATTTCAGGTTACATTATTTCACTAATTGGAAAACAACTTAAAAAGCAATCGACAAAAGCGCAAGAAGAACAAGGAACTTTTTTGTCTACTATCGAAGAAACTATTGGTGGATTGAAAGTTGTAAAAGGATATAATTCAGAAAAATATTTTAATAGTGTTTTTCAAAATTCAACGGAACGTTTTTTTCATTTATCAAATAAAATAGGTAACCGCCAGAACTTAGCTTCACCAGCAAGTGAGTTTATGGGAATTACCGTTATCGCTATATTATTGTGGTATGGAGGTCAAATGGTTTTGATCGATAAAACTTTAAGCGGACCTTCTTTTATTGCTTACATGGGATTAGCTTATAACATTCTTACACCTGCAAAAGCAATCTCTAAGGCTTCTTACGGAGTTAAAAGAGGAAATGCTGCTGCAGAACGCGTTTTAGAAGTTTTAGAACAGGAAAACACAATTGTCTCAAAACCTAATGCCATTGAAAAAACTTCTTTTGACAATACTATAAACATTCAGAATATTAACTTTAAATATGAAAACGAAACAGTTTTAAAAGACTTTTCGCTTCAAATTAAAAAAGGTCAAACTGTTGCTCTTGTTGGACAATCCGGAAGTGGAAAAAGTACAATTGCCAATTTATTGACGCGTTTTTATGATGTAAATGACGGAACGATTTCAATCGACGACATTAACATCAAAGACATGAATTTACAATCTCTTCGCAGCTTAATGGGATTAGTAACACAAGACAGCATTTTATTTAATGATACAATTAAAGCAAATATTTCGTTAGGAAAATTAGATGCTACAGACGATGAAATTATCGAAGCACTAAAAATTGCCAACGCTTTTGAGTTTGTAAAAGAATTGCCTTTAGGAATCTACACGAACATTGGAGACAGCGGAAACAAACTTTCCGGTGGTCAAAAACAACGTTTATCAATTGCTCGCGCAGTATTGAAAAATCCTCCAATTATGATTTTGGATGAAGCAACATCTGCATTAGATACTGAAAGCGAAAAATTCGTTCAGGTTGCTTTAGAAAATATGATGCAAAACAGAACATCAATCGTAATTGCACACAGACTTTCTACAATCCAGAAAGCAGACGTAATCGTGGTAATGCAAAAAGGAAAAATCGTAGAACAAGGAACTCACGACGAATTAATTGCACATAACGGAACTTATAACAAACTCGTTACAATGCAATCTTTCGAATCATAA